Proteins encoded by one window of Aphis gossypii isolate Hap1 chromosome X, ASM2018417v2, whole genome shotgun sequence:
- the LOC114133017 gene encoding uncharacterized protein LOC114133017, whose translation MDIPTPLTSIIDTELNDCLLEENYASKLLASLYSNPQIPRNVVQTVVNDMTSIFDNIHHTLQRRVSKLLSNGNISIECFNHFNSILDIIEHPFSDLNTEYKRIKYYTQIGTYVPLQEYIVGERLNENLQHNDFTLVPVNCTQQFIPMRHVLQNFFKLKNVLTDTLEYMNKCRLYNSVLMNFTQGSVWQEKLKSYQSQIVLPIFLFFDDYEIGNPLGSHSGIHKLGAVYMSIPCLPPHRQSSLSNIFLALLFHSSDRQKFGNNVIFRPLINELNFLRTTRIDFDLVNFKGNIKFDLGLIIGDNLGIHSITGFVESFSSNYPCRMCRSNKFEIKKQCYADTSLLRNLEQYHLDVVENNVSNSGIKEACVWHDVHGFNVLNQVGVDIMHDLLEGVCKYDMSFLLLYYTQHLQLFSLQTFNERLVCFNYGPDKRNKPSVLHIEHIQKTP comes from the coding sequence ATGGATATACCAACACCGCTTACATCTATAATAGACACAGAATTAAATGATTGTTTATTGGAAGAGAACTATGCAAGCAAACTTTTAGCATCGCTATATTCAAACCCTCAAATACCTAGAAATGTTGTTCAAACTGTTGTAAATGACATGACATCTATTTTTGACAATATACATCATACCTTACAGAGAAGAGTTTCTAAATTACTTTCTAATGgtaatatttcaattgaatGTTTCAATCATTTTAACTCAATTCTGGATATTATAGAACACCCCTTTTCTGATCTCAATACTGAGTATAAAcgaattaaatactatacccAAATAGGAACATATGTACCTCTACAAGAATATATTGTAGGGGAACGATTGAATGAGAATTTACAACATAATGATTTTACTTTAGTTCCAGTAAATTGCACTCAACAATTTATTCCAATGAGGCATGtcttacaaaatttttttaaacttaaaaatgttttaactgaTACTCTGGAATATATGAATAAGTGTCGACTTTATAATTcagttttaatgaattttactcAAGGAAGTGTATGgcaagaaaaactaaaaagttatCAGTCCCAAATAGTTTTACctatttttctctttttcgATGATTATGAAATTGGAAACCCTTTAGGAAGCCACTCTGGGATTCACAAACTTGGGGCTGTCTATATGTCAATCCCTTGTTTACCACCTCATCGTCAGTCTTCTCttagtaatattttcttagCACTACTATTTCACTCTTCAGATAGACAGAAATTTGGTAACAACGTAATCTTTAGACCtcttataaatgaattaaattttttgcgGACTACAagaattgattttgatttggtTAACTTCaaaggaaatattaaatttgatttaggtCTTATTATAGGGGATAATTTAGGAATACACAGTATAACCGGGTTTGTGGAGAGTTTCTCTTCTAACTATCCATGTCGTATGTGTAGAtcaaacaaatttgaaattaaaaaacagtgTTACGCTGATACAAgtttattaagaaatttagAACAATATCATCTTGATGTTGTTGAAAACAATGTTTCTAATAGTGGTATCAAAGAAGCATGTGTATGGCATGATGTACATGGATTTAATGTGTTGAATCAGGTTGGAGTTGACATAATGCATGACTTGCTAGAAGGTGTCTGTAAATATGATAtgtcatttttgttattatactatacacaaCACCTTCAATTATTCTCCTTACAAACTTTTAATGAAAGGTTGGTTTGTTTTAACTATGGCCCTGACAAAAGGAACAAACCGTCTGTATTGCATATTGAGCATATTCAAAAAACACCATAA
- the LOC126551579 gene encoding uncharacterized protein LOC126551579, with translation MLFKINVLLFTENINALKSSNSEETEKFSNIFISLSDVINRKYRIYPARASEAVIKIKKTIFWLNDWEINVIWVLCRLWIQQIIYCKRVVLNMSTKQDEPKFFGAILRYTMPTYWSK, from the exons atgttatttaaaataaatgtattactttttaCAGAAAACATCAATGCGTTGAAGAGTTCAAACAGTGAAGAAACtgaaaaattctcaaatatttttatttcactatcTGATGTTATAAATCGCAAATACCGCATATATCCAGCGAGGGCATCTGAAGCAGTAATAAAGATAA agAAAACCATTTTTTGGCTCAATGATTGGGAAATCAATGTTATATGGGTTTTGTGTCGCCTATGGattcaacaaattatttattgcaaacGTGTGGTTTTAAATATGTCAACAAAACAAGATGAACCAAAATTCTTTGGAg CAATCTTACGGTACACTATGCCAACCTATTGGTCCAAATGA
- the LOC114133018 gene encoding uncharacterized protein LOC114133018, producing MKQGSQLELLDFSQQEDSDVDDQITWLQNSSDPWNLVEKYWVITRQKRLKNVLDTNTKDLFTISDYMKKFPALKKPAGYNLLIEDFNFMYPDKKEILIENFPLHKNKILELGKINSSNLKDNTLKCIINEYLSLSSASEEASHLAALLILPFLLSPITAKRKKGKAAWRPSKLEMKDGFITHIKSHTELQDTVSRRKDKYSKLGVTLQPLIIIVGPNCNEISQYFILVDDTYYVMNSILTALDCCFKIIHALNLQYPYESLPVWMFIQKGFYEIETLWDTEYVCVNSLLSDLSIIESSQHNK from the exons ATGAAACAGGGCAGCCAATTGGAGTTATTAGACTTCTCACAACAGGAAGACAGTGACG ttGATGATCAAATTACTTGGCTACAAAACTCCTCCGATCCATGGAAtttagtagaaaaatattgggTCATCACTAGACagaaacgtttaaaaaatgtattagatacAAATACAAAAGATTTATTCACAATATctgattatatgaaaaaatttccAGCTCTCAAAAAGCCTGCGGGTTATAACCTT ttgattgaagattttaatttcatgtaCCCTGACAAGAAAGAAATTCTCATTGAAAACTTTCcattacataaaaacaaaatattagaacTTGGTAAAATCAATTCCAGTAATTTGAAAGATAATACactcaaatgtataataaatgaatacctaAGTCTGTCTTCAG CAAGTGAAGAAGCATCTCATTTGGCGGCATTATTGATTTTGCCATTTTTATTGTCTCCAATAACTGCAAAGAGAAAGAAAGGAAAAGCTGCATGGAGGCCTTCTAAACTGGAAATGAAAGATGGATTCATAACCCACATTAAGTCTCATACCGAACTTCAAGACACAGTTTCTAGAAGGAAAGATAAGTATTCTAAGTTAGGCGTAACTCTACAACCTCTAATCATTATTGTTGGGCCAAATTGTAATGAGATTTCACAATACTTTATATTGGTAgatgatacatattatgttatgaattCTATTTTGACCGCGCTTGACTGttgctttaaaataattcatgcaTTAAACCTCCAGTACCCATATGAAAGTCTACCAGTGTGGATGTTTATTCAAAAAGGgttttatgaaattgaaaCATTGTGGGACACTGAATATGTTTGTGTAAATTCTCTATTAAGTGATTTAAGCATTATTGAGTCTTCTCAACACAATAAGTGA